The nucleotide sequence aaaaaaaaaaaaaaaaaaaaaaaaaaaaaaaaaaaaaaaaaaaaaaaaaacatgagctaCACGGCTGTCACTTTCATGACTCCTCAACTAATAACTACATATTATGCAGACTTAGTGATCACGCTTTCATTTGTGAAGTTGAGTTCATagattcacaccttttctacagtCTTCAGCCAAaagtttttattcttatattttatgcataattttatatacatttccatgTGTAAGCACTAAATCTATGCATTATAACCTTTTCTCATAAGCATGtactcagagagaaagagagagcgaggcaggcagacagacaaacagacaggcagacagacagacagacagaaagacagacacacagacagacagacagatagacagaccatcTGACACATGGCAAACCGGGGCCCGCGGTCTGAGAGTGGCAAGAACGGCCTAGCCAGACGCCGGAGGATGAGGACCAGCGAACGGGAAATCTAGGGACGGGGAAATGGGTGAAGTAAGCTAATGCTTGCTGAATGCATGTTGGCGAGGAGTGGGAGGACCTAAAGTGAATGATATTCATTGCAACATTCAAAATGCATACTAGGAATAAACTACGAGTCGCATTAAATAATGCTACTAGCAATTATTTAATCAGGTGATTGCCTTGTCGCTCTGGGATTTTGCGTTTCTCGTAAAACTGGCATTCCCCATGAGGCGCCACCCAGGCACTCCACGTTGGCCCTCTTGCGAAACCTCAGCAGGAAAATCCGCGAGGCACGCCGTCTTGATGGGACTCGCGGTGGCTGCAACGGCTCGGTTCTGCGAGTTGCCGGGAGAGTTTGTCATAATTGCAGAGCTTCAGATCTCGAGGAAACAAGACGCGGGCCTTCCCAGCAGTCGGCACGACTGGCCCGGCTACAAGGGGCGACCTTCGCTTTGAGGGAATCTCCGTTGCACGGTCGTAGCAGAATGGGCTGGGAAACCCGTGCGACTGTGCACTTAatggtggcacacacacacacacacacacacacacacacacacacacacacacacacacacacacacacacacacacacacacacacacacacacacacacacacacacacacacacacacacacacacacacacacacacacacgcgcacacgcacacgcacacacacacatacacacacacacacatatacacacacacacacacatatacacacacacacacatacacacacacacacatacatatatacacacacatacacacacaaaacaagcaaacgaacagagagagagagagagagaaagagagagagagagagagagagagagagagagagagagcgagcgaacgagagagcgaaagatagatagaaagaagctGAGACTAGGATGAACTGCTGACCTGTCTCGGAATAGACGATTATCACTCAGCCCCCGAAACGTTCTCGCGGCCTCCTCTGCAATTACGCGTCTCAGCGCTTTCGTTCATAGTGTCACATGCGCCTCTACTTCTTTGCCTGTTGAACTCTGTCGTCCCTTTGTCCCTTGCAATTTCTCCCCAGACACCTGAATCGAGTAAAGTTTTGTGTGGGAGTGATGCTGAGCAACCGTCCTCATGAGACAGTTGCATATTCTGGTCGGAAAGGGAAATCACTAACGTTTCcgccatttacaaaaaaaaaaaggggaaaaaaaagtgttgaAGTTGTTCACGTGTGCGTTGGGTGATCTAATACTTACGTATGTGTACATTATTGTTTGCGTTATGTAGTTAATGCTCTGCTCTTCATGCCATTCGTTTGTTTGAATGGATTTTGCTGCGTTAAGAATTTGTCATGAGACTGCATTTttagtaagtatatataataacaacttTCAATCGATAAATAATctgactatttttattattaggttAGAAATAGCCTTAACAGCCTTCAGACAAACCGTGCTTAAATATCTTAATAAGCTAAGCCTCGTCTCGCGTCATTGGCGGTGGAGAGAGAAGGCCGAGCGAAGGTCCCGGATTAACCGTTGATTTGGGAGCAGCGGGCGACCACACGGCGCCACGACCCGGTAACACGGAGATGCGtagacacacataaacgtacagcatttttcttcttgtttggcTCATTTTCCCAAAAACGCAGATGTATATGACGTCAGTCATATACATCTGTAAAATATTAAGCGTGACATTGTTTGTGTCGGTATTAGCGGCACTGCATTTGTGGATCTTCAAGAGTGTAGTAGGTCACACATGATGTCAAGTGAAAGTCTAAACGTTGTAAACGAATACTAATTACATGGTTATTTTTTGGGGGCATCCAAGCGTCCCTGACCAGGGAATAATAAAGACGAGgtttaaaacaataaacaacaaaaagcgCCTCGCATCAATTCAAGATGTCTTCAATCATACATCTGTTACGCGACACAAATGCGGGATATTAAACCGCTTACCACAAAATCAGCGAGCTCTCGAGAATCTCGGTGAGTTACAGAGAGCGGCCGGGATGAAGACGTCACGGAATTCAaactaaaataaagagagaatgttGTCATTGCGTCAGGGATGATGCTAGCAAGATTCTGGCCAGGCTTTATTCACACTCTGAATAACTTGATGTGAACATTGTATTTTGCAAATGTTTGCAAATTAGACCTAGATCAGCGAGCCATGTCTTGACGAGAACACTGCATCTCATTACGAAAACCAGCTCTTATTTTAGCTGTCACTTTTCACATGCTCTAGTTTTTACTCTGTGCCATTCATGCTCGTTTAGATCTGCCTACCTTTCTGTGTGTCAGTACGCtaatttctttatcaatatttttcttctttacatttaCATCTGTATATTacatccatatagatagatagataaataaacagataaatcgtTGGGTGGACTaactaatatattaatatttataggaGTTGaagtgtgtgttttcgtgtgtgtttgttgctaTAACATGTCTGACTGAATCCGGCACAAGTGGAAGGTGTAGCCACAGGTGCAATAATTTCCTGAATTCGTAATTCTAtggttaatataaaaaaataaaaaaaataataaaaaaaataataatatatatatatatatatatatatatatatatatatatatatattagcagcaCATATCACGTGCCTAACGACCCCTCCGCGTTATTGCGGTCGCATAGGACGTTAAACAGACTATAGAGCAATTAGACCATGTCTTATTATATATCTCATCTTTTCAGTGCGCCGCGCTTGTGCTCATGCAGCAAGTTTAAGCGTTTCAAGAACGTTTTTAACTACAGTTTTGCCTGAAATTATTGTTTAATGTGAAGCCTAAGTAGTAGTCGggtaattattttttatactttgaTGTCATTTCTTTCGGTCGCAGGATGACGCCAGAGTGGATGTCGCCGCTGCTGGTCTCAGTGCTGCGGCTGATCTTCATCGCGACGCTGTCCATCGTCAACTGGATGGCCCTCTGGCGACTCTCCTGCAGCAGCAGAAGTAAGTCGGGTGAGTTCCTCAGCTTGATTAAATGCAATTTCTCTCTGAGCTGTCTTATTGAGTGCAATTTGTGGTTGTGCCTCGCGGCGACTCTGGAATATGTAACACTTCGCGTTGCTGAACAATATGAATCACAATATAAGCGAGAGAAGTGCTTTACTGCATGTATGGTTGACATGATGGCTACCTTACTCCAGGAGACGGCAGGAAGGCCGAGCGCCTCTTGGTCACCTCCATCATCGTGGTAAGCCTCGTGTACCTGACGGCGGTGTGGGCGCCCTTCACTCTCTCGGCGTTGAAGCACGACCTGGCGGACCTCCATGGCGGCGGCCACGCGGCGGGCGAGCTCCGCCTCGGCCGCGGCTCCTTCCACGAAGCCGTCCGCCATGTGAAGCCGCGGACCGCCGACAGCGGCGAGAGCGGCAGCAGCGACGAGTTCACCGTGGAGTACATTGACCTGAGCAACGGCGAGGTGTACTCGAGCAGGACAGAGGCGCTGTCGCGGGCCACGAGAGCGACCACGGGGTTGAAGGCGCTGACCGCCGAGGCGCAAAGCCCTCCACGCGAGGTTCCTGTCGAGCCCTCGTCGGCCAAGCCTACCGCCTCCTTCACTGCCTTCCCCGTCACAACCTCGAACCTCGCGCCCGTCGTCTGGAGCAGCGACGAGCAGGACCTCATCACGTCGTCCTGCGCCTACAGCCTTGCCTTTACCGCCGTGGCCCGACTCGCCATTCTTAGGAGGGTAAGGCGTCATGCGCGTCCAGTatatgcgtgtggttgtgtgtctgcGTTTCATGGACAAACATATGCATTTGTTctataatataatagcaatagatTTGACGTAAAATGTTCTTCGAATATCATGACCTTGACATTACTTTTACAGCCACTCCTTCACCCGCGAGGCTCATGGGGCGTGGGCGCAGGGGCGGGGATTCTAGTGGGCGTGCCAGCTGCCGTGACCGTGCTAGTTAGAACTCTCGGGGGCACCACGCCCCATTTCGCTCCCCACCAGCCCGAGTTCACCGCCGCGGGCTACTTCCTCTGTAAGTGCCTTGCAGGAACCCCGCTTGTGCTTTTTATGCTTATGAACAAGTAGACTGACTTTTTGATGGTTTCTGCTTCTGATATAGTGTTGATTTTAGTAGTGATAGACGAGTGTTCTGACAAATGAATCATGGTAAGAGAtagaacaaaaaatacacaagaaattaCTAATTTAATTTACTATATTTTAGTCATTGCTATTCTTATCTTGTTTAGACTAGAACTTCTTGTCAACACCCTCTTCCCCTACAGACAGCATCATCTGCGACGCACACATCACCCAGGCCTACGTCATCAGCCTCTTCCTGGAATGGGCGGCGCTGTTCACGCTCCTGCTGGTGATCCTGGCCCTCGTGGTGAGCGTCGCCACTAGGTCATCCAAGGtcatgatgagggaggaggaggaggaaatgcacgaggaggaggaaggtgagctCGAGCTGACGAGGTGGTCGCGGCAGATActtttctttatattgttttgtttatttgatatttgaAGTTACTTGCTATTGTCCACGATACAGTTCCTCTAGTCTACAAAGCGGCCAAGCTTCAGTCTGTCTTCAAGATAAACAATGCAAGATGTACAGTACCCCGAGAGATTTTGAAGGCCAATTTTGTAATGCAGTGAATGCAAAATGACCATGGCGGGATACATTTGTGAGAGCACTAGTGGATTTCGAACAGAGAGTTCCCATATAGAATTATAATGTCAGGTGTTTATAGTAATTACATCAGGTTTAAGTCCTAATATAGTCTGTAACATAAACAGCGTATTCCCTAACCGTGATCAGCAGTTGTACTGTCCATGCATATGAGAAATGACAGTGTACTCGATTTTCGAGACGATTTACTCCcacatgtttctttgttttgagtCAATGTGCCTTTAACTCTTACTCACTGCGATGCTCCAGGCCTGGGCAGCGTGGAGGGCTGGGCGAGAGACGCAGTGCTGACAATCGGAGCACTTTGGGCGTGGCCGCTGAAGCCTACTCTTGTGCTCATCCTCTACTGTGTTTATGGTCCGGTAAGTCAACTTTCATTGCCTTGTCTTATTttccatttatgtatacatgataaTTTAGTTATAAAAGCAGAAGTTTGAATATACTTTCCACCTTTATGTGCCTATCCATTAACTCCCGCATCAGTTGTGTTCGGATCGAAACTTCTTGAAAGGTACCCATccaatttctctctttgtctcgcagCACTGGACTAATGTCGTCTGCTGGCTGGCCCATGTGGTCGTGGCCATCCCCGCCGTCTTCATCCCGCTGGCGGTATTCCTCAGTCCCCAGAGCCAGAGCCTCAAGGCCGCCGGCCTTCCTACCGCCCAAGATCTCCAAGTGCgcaagaataaggaggagaggcaagaggacaAGGCAGTTCCGAAGCAGGAAGAAATTGCGAGAGAATGTACCGAAGGGAAAGACTCTCCGTCCGAAGCCAAGGGAAATGATTCCCCTCAGGACTTGGCCGGAGAGGAGGCGACGGAGCAGCCCGCCGCCCAGGGCACGAGGAAGGCTGGAGAGAGCCCTCGAGACAACCTCAAGTTCTATCTCGGAACGGACATCCTCAAGTACGGCATTCGATCTTCACAGAAGCATGACGACAGAAAGATGATACTTACGAGTGAGTGGGGTCTCCCGAGCATCAGCGAAGTgtgaggatggaaagggaggcgATGAGACGAAAATACGTTGCATTCTTTATAAGACAAACTGAAAATATGCAAGCTCCTAGCAATTGCAATTAACGTGTCTTCCATTATTTAACGACTGAGGCCGTCCTGCCTTTTCACAAAGTTTGATTGTGACATAAGAGCAGAGGATTCCAGGAAGAGTCTTACCGAGTCTTTCATACACCGCTGCAGAGTTGTTCAGCTGTTGTGTGTGCAGCAGTCCCGAGGCATCGTTCTCATGATGCATTTCCTTATTTATCAGTCGAGTGAACACCTGTGATGTTTCTAACATGGCAGTTATATATCTATTCCCATATCTATATTTTAGAAGtgtaatgttatttatatttgtaggtTAATTCAGTTGGACACAGCTTTCAACTGTTCGGATGTTTAACATCTGTATATTTAATTGTTTAAGCAACAGGTCGGTATCTCACGGTGCATATATTGCGGCATTAGTACATGTGTTTGACACATATATGTTGAGATATATTGGATATTACGTACATATTtagacacccacatacacatattagtTACAGCATATATCTGTTAACAATGACACAAGTTTTGTACTGCAAACATGTGCTAACACTGGGCGTTGTACAGTGGTGTCCAACTCTACATGCACCCGTTTGCACTACTGCATTAAGGTCAAATTCACATCAAACACGTGGAATACATTTTGCGCATTCCGGGAGGAGGATCTCTTACGGTCTGCAGATCACTTGTTAATGTCGCACTTTGtccttgatattatttttttccattttcattccctGCAATCTTTTGATTTTGTGATTTATGTAATATCACCGGACACGTTTCCGaatcttttttccatttctttctcttctttttacattCTGAAGACATCTTGAAAGGATGTTCTTACTATGTTGTTATTGATCATCTCAGCCGAACTAAGAATTAAATTATCTCATTCCGTTACCACAGTGActgatattgttatatatatacgtatatattttcttgtttatcttatttacCTTGAATCCTTACAAATGCGTCTGTGTGGTTTATCAACTAAAACCAACTtaaccttccatttttttttattgaaataaagaaaacggaataggAGTGACAATCAAAAAGATCTTTAATATTCGAAAAGTGGAAAACAGGCGAGGAAGATCTCATTCAAGAATGCCATCGTTCATATAGCCACATGTACAAATTTATGTTCTTTGTCCTCTCTTTAGGCATAATGGGTActgagatgaaaatgaaagtcagactttttttttaaatggaatgTAAGGGATGATGTAATACGGTGTGGACACATAAAACATGGAAGAATACTGTTAATGGAAACAAATGCCTAGTGTCAAATATACTACAGTGACATAACGAGTCAAATATACATACGAATTAACAGTGACAAAACACTGAGTCAAAGGTACTAACGTATAAATTATGACAAAATACTAAGTCaaatatgataacattaacagtgaCAAAACACTGAGTCAAATATACTAACACTAACAGTGACAAAACACTGAGTCAAATATACTAACACTAACAGTGACAAAACACTGAGTCAGAGATACTAACGTATTAACAGTGTCGAAAACAGCCAAGCATGTTCACATCTCACCGAAATCATACTAATACAGAAACATACTAGTCAATTGTTCTAACATATACATGGCAACAAAATACAGAGTATGGTATTTTTACATGTTAaaaaagatacaaagatataATACACGGTATTTTAACGACTGAAGTTGTTACTTGGTTACGGTGAAACAGAGGAAGGGTACGTTTCCTCTTTTGAAAAATAAATCGACCTCATTCCACCCAGAAGCCCTTCCCAGTGGCGTTCCCCAGAGGGTTCCAGATAACGACCGCTCGTTCGGCCTTCCCTTGTTTAGCTGGTCAGCCGCGTCCGGACTCGCCACCTTGTTAATACGGCCCCAAAGGCCAGATTCATGTAAAGCGCAACGATAGCCTCGTAGCCGCCTCATATGTGTATTGCCACGTCATTGTGCTGCGCGGTGACAGAGCGAACGGGCGCAGCGAGCCGGTCCTGCGGTGGCCTCGTGTCGGAGGGCGAAGGGAAGTCGAAGTTGCAGGACGTCCTTGCGAAGTCCCGGATCAACGCGTCCGTCGTGTAGGTCAGCCCCGGGAAGCCGGTGGGCGGTGCAGGTGCGCTTGCATCGTTGCTAGAGGCCGGCTCCGCGGTCATTGCTGGTGAAGCTTtctggaaaaggaaatgaaaaagaccgCTTTAGAAGGCTGGGAAGGAAGCTTTTAAactgattcatatatatgtgtgcgtgtgtgtgtgtgtatatatatacatacgcacacacacacacacacacacagaaatatgcgTTTGTGTTAAGAATGGGCATAGTTGATAATTCAAttactagtaaaaaatatcagATCTAGTATTTTTTTGTAAACTATCATCTATAATGATTACCTTTGGAATTTAGTTATCAGAAATCTTTAAATAAACTGTAATGTTTATTTTTGGCCATCACCTTGTCATTTCTCTACCATATCATCACAATGCCATTCACTCTGCCAAGGTCTCATcactctttcaatatatatatatatatatatatataatatatatatacgactgggCTAGTCTTTAAAACGGGGACTCGCaagaaaattcagaaaaaaaagttgaattgaATTGTTAAGAGTGAAAAATGCCTAAACACAAATATCAatgcaatcataaaaaaaacatccttTACAACAGGAAAAAACACCCATatagaatgtaaaaaaaagaaaaagaaaaatgcaacttAAAACAACGCGAAAGGGAGCGGGCGCCTCACCTCCGCGTGCGAGACGGCTTCCTGGTAGGAGGGCGGCGGCTGGACGACCTCGACGTAGGGCGGAGGGGCGTCGTACCAGCAGGCTCGGCCGCTCCCCTCGCTCTCCAGCAGCGACTCTCCCGAGCCTCGCCGTTCCcgcctggggaggggggagggggttaggcaAGGGGCTTCTCCTCGCGAGGGAGTGGGGAGATAGGTAGGTTATgacagagacggaaagacagacatatatatgtgtgtgtgtatgtgtatatgtatatttatatattatatattatatatatatatgtgtgtgtgtgtgtgtggtatatatatacatatttatatatatatatataaatatgaacataaatatacacatatgtatacatacatgtatatacaaacataaatatatttacatgtatacatacatacataaatatatatatacatatatttgtttataaatacacacacacacacacacacacacacatatatatatgtttatatatatatacacacatatatatatatatatatatatatatatatatatatatatgtatgcatatatatgtgtatatatatgtaaatatatatatatatatatatatatatatatatgtttacatatatatacacatatatatatgtatgcatatatatatatgtatacatgtatatatacatatacacacacttacatataagtatgtgtgggggagggtgtatgagagagagagagagagcgagagtgtggcTGAATCCCTGTCCTcgcctgagagaaaaaaaaaaaaaaaaaaaaagcagcactAAATCCATGATCACGTGAACACAACCGGCCATGACAGACACTGACATGAGATAAGCAGTATCTAAGCATTATCTAGAACAACTTGGAAAGGTCGGACTTATGTTTTTATAGATGCCTTGATATCAAATACGTTTCACGACTGATTTTCGACATTCCAGggctgtttttttctgctttgacCCGCATTTAGAGTTCCTTCTCCGCTTTTGATCAAAACGTTCTTCTTCCAAAGTTGAATGGCTGACATTACGGGAGGACCTTGTTCTGGCCAGGCGACTGTttgctcttcatcctcctcctcctcctcctcttcttcttcttctttttctttttcttctccctccccattctctttctcttcttcttctccctcctcctctttttcttctatttcttcttcttctttttattcttcttcctcctcctcctcttgttattattattattattattattattattatcattattattgtcattattattattattattattatttttcttcttattttccttcttctacttattcAGGGGCCGCATCGGCTGATAGCGACACGCAATCTCAATGTTTTAGGGCGTTTGGTTGTCACCAAGGAACAGGCAAGTGATACTGTCAAGTATTTACTAAATCTATACTGGTTGTGTTGAGTCATCACCGTTTCTTTTCAGTATAAAGGGCATATATAAGTACTGTGACGTCATAAAGACGCCCAATATATACCGCTGATTGACACTGTGCACGTATACAATTCGTATAAGTAAAATATTATGTAACTATTCATTATGGTTATTCGCAAACACATATcacatgctcacacgcacacgcatgaacacacacacatacaggtttatgtgtgtgtgtatttatatgtatatatatatatatatatatatatgccaaaatgTTATACCAGATTTTGGTATTAACTATATACAAGAAGTGAATGGATAGAATACTTCAACTGCAAGTTGTTATTTTATCTTCAGTATTGTCTTTTGGTTGGAATAATACCTTTTGCTTTGTAACGACATTAATCTTATATCAGATATCCTTTGTTTTTGTGAACAGTGAGTAATGATGGGATTTTCTCTCATTGCCGTTTTGTTGTCTGACGATGAGAGCAGAGCAAAGGAAACGTTTGAAAAATttaaaacaacaaagaagaaattATTTTTCTGTTCATCATACTGGTAtataggtttacatatatatatatatatatatatatatatatatatatatatatatatatatatctatgcatctctccccccccccccccccccccctctctctctctctctctctctctctctctctatatatatatatatatatatatatatatatatatatatatctgtgtgtgtgtatgtatatatatatacatatataaatacatatgtatatatatacatacacacacacacacacacacatatatatgtgtgtgtgtgtgtgtatacatatacatacagatatatatacacacacacatatatatgtatattatatgtctatatatgtatatgtatatatgtgtgtgtgtgtgtgtgtgtgtgtgtgtgtgtgtgtgtgtgtgtgtgtgtgtgtgtgttactttataTAATACAGTTTTGATGCAGATAAAGAATAAACGCATGTTATACATACCGCGATCATAAATCATGTTCGGATTATCACGGTTAcataaaacatatttatgtaaCCCTACAGAACATTATCTTTAACCCTTTTTATCGCTAACTGCATTaccatgtctatatctatctaactatatctatatatctatctatctctctatcaacacacacacacacacacacacacacacacacacacacacacacacacacatacacacacacacatatatatgtgtatatatatatatatatatatatatatatatatatatatatatatatatatctgtgtgtatgtgtgtgtatatatatgtatatatatatatatatgtatgtatgtatatatatatatatgtttgtatgtatatgtatgtctatgtgtgtgtatatgtatgtgtttgtatatatgtatatatataagtttgtacatgtatatgtatatatgtatacagatgagtgtgtacatgtatatttgtatatatgtgtgtatattaaatgcatatatatatgtatatatagatatatatatgtatatatagatatatatatgtacacacacacacacacacacacacacacacacacacacacacaaatatatatatatatatatatatatatatatatatatatatatatatatatatatgtgtgtgtgtgtatatgtatatatatatatgtatatatatttatatatatatataaacacacacacacatacatacacacacacacacacacacacacacacacacacacacacacacacatatatatatatatatatatatatatatatatatgtatatgtatatatgtatatatatgtatatatgtatatatgtatatatatacacatatatatacgtgtgtgtgtgtgtgtgcgtgtgtgtgtgtatgtgtgtgtgtgcatttatatatatccatatatatatatatatataaatacacacaaacacacacacacacacacgcacacacacacacacacacacacacacacccacacacacatacatatatatatatatatatatatatatatatttatatatatatatatgtacatatacatatatatacatatatatgtatacaaacatatacatatatatacatatatatatatgtatatatacgtgtgtatatatgtatatatatatacatgtatatatatatatatatatatatatatatatatatatatatgtgtgtgtgtgtgtgtgtatgtatatatacgagtatatatacatatacatatatatatatgtatgtatgtaattatgtatatatacgtatgagtaTTTGCATGCGTGTCCACCCTGTTTCGCACATACTTATGTATCTGGACGCATTTCCTGGCCATTGTCTCTCGATGAGTGACGAAATCGAGATTAGCTTTTGCGgtgtcgacttttttttttttacctttgttacCTGATGTCATGAACGCTTAATGACACCCATGGCATCGGGATAAATGAAACTGATTATTCTCTCGTGGCTTTTAAGGAAGGTCATGGCATGGGTGTTGAATGAAAGAGAATTGTCACAAAATGAAATGGATAAAAGGGTAAAAGCGatactgatgctgataataagaataatgaaaatgatgataataacgacgatgatagtaattacgATGAAATGCTAATGCTATTGATGACTAGGATATCGGTGATGactgacaatgttaatgatgataataatgacaatgataaaaataacgataataacaataataatgataataatagtgataatgacaacgataatgataacaatgacaatgataaacaaatagataaaaatatgagaatgattataataattataatttctattatcttttttattattataactatcatcattatttatattatcatcatcattatcatcattgtcattattatcataatatcattattattattattattaactttattattaccattattttatcattattactatcattattatcattttcatcagtatcattatcattgtcattattattattagtattactattattattattattattatcattattattattattatacttttaattgttattatgattattattataataattatcatcatcatcatttttattattatcattattattatgaatagtattaCTATTTCAGCATTACGATTAACgtttttattacgattattattattattatcat is from Penaeus chinensis breed Huanghai No. 1 chromosome 36, ASM1920278v2, whole genome shotgun sequence and encodes:
- the LOC125044642 gene encoding uncharacterized protein LOC125044642 isoform X1, which gives rise to MTESYSQETAMKTPTMPRRYPGIYNSTCPEHRCIEELHLVCVESLCKCLTGYTPDSQGGCKSDAAGLVVTWISRSVITAFVLFICVVILYLMFSRSSRRERRGSGESLLESEGSGRACWYDAPPPYVEVVQPPPSYQEAVSHAEKASPAMTAEPASSNDASAPAPPTGFPGLTYTTDALIRDFARTSCNFDFPSPSDTRPPQDRLAAPVRSVTAQHNDVAIHI
- the LOC125044641 gene encoding uncharacterized protein LOC125044641: MTPEWMSPLLVSVLRLIFIATLSIVNWMALWRLSCSSRRDGRKAERLLVTSIIVVSLVYLTAVWAPFTLSALKHDLADLHGGGHAAGELRLGRGSFHEAVRHVKPRTADSGESGSSDEFTVEYIDLSNGEVYSSRTEALSRATRATTGLKALTAEAQSPPREVPVEPSSAKPTASFTAFPVTTSNLAPVVWSSDEQDLITSSCAYSLAFTAVARLAILRRPLLHPRGSWGVGAGAGILVGVPAAVTVLVRTLGGTTPHFAPHQPEFTAAGYFLYSIICDAHITQAYVISLFLEWAALFTLLLVILALVVSVATRSSKVMMREEEEEMHEEEEGLGSVEGWARDAVLTIGALWAWPLKPTLVLILYCVYGPHWTNVVCWLAHVVVAIPAVFIPLAVFLSPQSQSLKAAGLPTAQDLQVRKNKEERQEDKAVPKQEEIARECTEGKDSPSEAKGNDSPQDLAGEEATEQPAAQGTRKAGESPRDNLKFYLGTDILKYGIRSSQKHDDRKMILTSEWGLPSISEV
- the LOC125044642 gene encoding uncharacterized protein LOC125044642 isoform X2, yielding MPRRYPGIYNSTCPEHRCIEELHLVCVESLCKCLTGYTPDSQGGCKSDAAGLVVTWISRSVITAFVLFICVVILYLMFSRSSRRERRGSGESLLESEGSGRACWYDAPPPYVEVVQPPPSYQEAVSHAEKASPAMTAEPASSNDASAPAPPTGFPGLTYTTDALIRDFARTSCNFDFPSPSDTRPPQDRLAAPVRSVTAQHNDVAIHI